The following DNA comes from Candidatus Methylomirabilis sp..
CAGATCGTCCTCCGTGGGACCAAGGCCCCCCGTCGCAATTACAATCTCGGATCGTGCGAGCGCTGTACGAAGCGCCTCCCTGATTCTGGTCTCATTATCCCCGACAGTACTCTTCCAATTGACCTCAATCCCCGCCGCTGCAAGCGCTTCGCCGATGTAGACCGAATTGGTATCGATGGTCTGACCCATGAGCAACTCGGTCCCAATCGTGAGGATCTCAGCCCGCGCCTCCTTCTTCACAGCAGGACCCTCCCGACGATTGAACAACTCAGGCAATGGAGGTCTGATTGCCGCCGGCCCCCTTGGAACGGTACAGAGCCTGATCCGCCGCCCGGACCAGATCTTCGACCTGGCGCATGTCGGGTCCGAGGCAGGCAACACCGAGGCTCGCAGTGAGCCTCTCGCCACCGGACGCCCCCTGTTCATCCAAGGGGTCGCGTTCTATCGCAAAGCGGATCCGTTCCGCCTGCACCCAGGCCTGTCGCAGATCGGTCTCCGGAAGAATGAAGCCGAATTCGTCCCCCCCGTATCGCGCGACAATGTCAACGCCTCTCGTATTGCTTCTTAACCGGCCGGCAATGAGGCGAAGGGCCTTATCGCCGGCCAGGTGACCGTGGAGGTCGTTATACCGCTTGAAGAGATCGATATCCAGCATGATCAGCGCGAGCGGGTGACCGTAGCGTTGGGTTCGCTTAAACTCGTGATCGAGTTGGTGATAAAAGTGGCGATGGTTAAAGAGGCCCGTCAACTCATCGGTTATTGCCAACCTGTTAATCTCCTGAAACAGGCGTCCTTGTTCAATCGCGATGGCCAACTGCTCACTCAACGGCAGCAGGAGATCGATTTCCCGCTCCCCATAACAGTGAGGCGTCATACTGTCCAGGCAGAGACCGCCGATGGTTTCCCCTTTCGCGATGAGCGGCAGGCGAATGCAGGATCGGATCCCCCCTGTGAGCAGTGTCTCATCCTCCAGGAATTGCTTCGATTCCGCCAGATCCTGCTCGGCATGGGGACGCTGCCGGGACATGACCCACTCGATGCCGGTCCCTTCTTCCTGGGCATAGACGCCTTCAGGCCATCCGCTGGCAGGCTGGTCTGGCGCCAACCGGAGCACCCTCCACCCGCGACCCGCATCATTCTGCAGTACGAGGGCCATCCGATCGTAATGAACGAGGCATCCCACCTCTTTGGCGAAGGTCTGATAGACCTCATTGAGATCGAATGATGCGCCGATGACACTGGTCAACCGATGAACCGCCGCCAGCCGATCAGCCCGTTGCTGCAGCGCAACGTATAATCCGGCATCCAGGACCACCAGCTTAGTATGGCCAACAGCAAGGGCATCCAGCGCCTCCTGCTTGGATGAGACTTGCAGAACGGAGCATCCTTGACGCGTGAGCAGCTCATGAAGTCGGGGAATCAGACCGATACCGTCCCCGACAATCAGGACCGTCTCGCTTTCATCTTCACGATGTTCGGACATGCTATGACTCAAGGCCGGAAGGATCTCTTCACGTGATGAACACTACACGATGTCGTTTGCCTGACCAGGGGAAACCGGGCATCAGGCGTTCGCGTTACCGATAGTTGCCGAACTGCAGATCGATGCCAAGATCGTGCGCTCGAAGCGCTTGCATGACCGCCTGCAGATCGTCTTTACTCTTGGCCGAGACCCGTATCTGGTCGCCTTGAATCTGCGTAGCCACCTTCAGACCAAGTCCCTTGATGACCTTGACGATCTCTTTAGCCTTGTCGACAGAGATCCCCTGCTGCAGCGTTGTCCGCTGCCGAACGGTCCCTTTCGCTGCCGGCTCAGGGGTTTCATAGACAAGAGCCTTCAGCGACACCTTTCGCCGTACCAGCTTCGCTTCCAGCAGATCCACCACAGCCTTGAGCTTGTAGGTATCGTCAGCGTAGAGCAGGAGGCCCTGCTCATCCCGGACGACGCGACAGGCTGTCCCCTTGAAATCGAACCGCTGCTGGATCTCTTTCATGGCCTGCTGGACGGCGTTGTCTACCTCCTGCAGATCAACCGTTGAGCTGATATCGAAGGACGCTTCGTTAGACACGTGCAATCTCCTTTTGGCTTATGGAACGAGAGGCTTTAAAGGGGCCACAATATCCGTCCCTGGCGGGGGCGAGAATTGAAACAGCTCGTCTTTTAGACCGCTGTTGACCTTCTGTTTGGAGAGCTCGATCTCCGTGGTGTTGCCGTACAGGTCAAACACCGTCAGTCGTTGAATGAAGAAACTTTCCCGATCTACCCCCAGGATCACCCGCTTGAAGGACAGGCCCTTCCCCTTGGGGGTGAGTTCCAGGAGGGACTCCGGACTGTCCCTGGTCCCCGCATGAACGATAGGCCGAACCTGGAAGTCGCGCCGGAGACTGCTCATCCCGAACAGGATCCCAATGGGACCCGTTGTGAGCGCGCCGCTCATATCTTGCTTCATGGCTTGTCGTTCGGATGGGCTATAGCTCCAGAGGATCTTGCCGTCGATCAGGAACAGCCTCGATTCCGGCTTCTCATACTCCCAGCGCATCCTCCCTGGCCACTTGAGGAAGAGTCGGCCTGAAGCCTCTTGCGTCATCCCGCTCAGTTTATTCGTGGCGCGCTGGAGGAAGATCCCCTGGAGGTCCGAAAATCCCTGGTAGGTCGCCTGGACCTTGTCAGCCAACTCATCGGCGGTGAGCGCGGACACAGGAACGGGTATGGGGTCCGTTGCCGCCTGGGATAAACCGCCCAACACAATGACACCCAGCAGGACCAAAGCCACGCCCGATACCCCGCACCTCGCACTACGCACTTCGCACCTTAGAATCAGGGTTTAGGGTCAGGGATGGAACAGGGTGTGGGCGGAGGTGTGCGACGCGTCGTCGATGGCAGGCGCAGCATGGACAGCGCAGCCTGCCGGCGTCGATTCGAGCCGTACACGGATGTACGGCGAGATTAAGCGGAGTGCGCCGCCGTCCACACCATGAACCATTACGCCTCGCACCGTAGCTATGGATTCCGTTGTTCAATGAGAACCTCTCGCGGCCCGCCCCCTTCAATACGACTCACAATTCGTTCGTGTTCCATCCGCTCGATCATTCGTGCCGCTCGGTTAAACCCGATCCTGAGTCGCCGCTGAATCAGAGAGATCGAGGCCTGACGGGTAGTAACGACAACCTCGACCGCCTGCCGGTACAACTCGTCGTCCTCATCCCCAGCCGATTCCTGCTCCTCCTCGGCCGGCAACAGCGACCACGGAAACTCCTCAGCCTTCCCCTGCGCTTTGAGAAAATCGACGATGCGCTTAATCTCGATATCGGACACGAACGATCCGTGAATCCGGTGCGGCTTTGAGCTCGCAGGCGGAATGAACAGCATGTCGCCATCACCCAACAGTTGCTCGGCGCCATTCATGTCGAGGATTGTCCGGGAATCGACCTTGGAGGAGACCTGGAAGGCGAGTCTCGCCGGGAAATTGGCCTTGATGATCCCGGTTATCACATCAACCGAAGGGCGCTGCGTGGCCACGATCAGATGGATGCCTACCGCCCGAGCCATCTGCGCCAGCCTGGCGATAGCCCGCTCGACGTCGGCAGCGGCGGTCAGCATCAGATCAGCCAGTTCGTCGATGACCACCACCAGGTAGGGGAGCGGTTGAAAGACCTCGCCGCCTCCTTCCCGCCTGGCGATCCGAATGAGCCGGTTGTAGCTGGCAATATTTCTAGCCCCGAGCCTGGCGAACAGTTTATATCGCCCTTCCATGTGGATCACAAGGCGCTGCAGCCGCTTCGCCGCCTCCTTCGGATCGCATACGACACGTTCAGCCAGATGCGGCGTCCCATCAAAGACGGAGAGCTCCACCCGCTTCGGATCGATCAGCAACAGGCGAATGTGCTCTGCGGTGGCCTTGTACAGCAAGCTGACAATCAGGGCATTGAGGCACACGCTTTTGCCCGAACCTGTCGCTCCGGCGATAAGCAGGTGCGGCATCTGGCCCAGGTCGACCACATAGGGCTCGCCGGCGATGTCCTTCCCTAGGGCGAGGGGAAGATGTGCGGCAGATCCTTCGAATGCTTTGGACGCCAGCACCTCGCGCAGGTGCACGACGGCACGACGGCGGTTCGGAATCTCCACGCCGACCACCGCTTTCCCGGGAATCGGCGCCACGACGCGCACGCTCAGCGCCCGCAGGGCCAAGGCCAGATCGTCAGCCAAAGCAACAATCCGGTTGATTTTGATCCCTGGCCCTGGTTCAATCTCGTATCGGGTAATGACAGGTCCGGGCTGTGCCTGCGTCACCCTCCCCTCGACCCCGAAGTCCAGCAGCTTACGCTCGAGGATCTGCGCGTTCGCCTCCCGCTCTTCATCGCAGAGCCCGCTCTCCACCCCTGTCGGCAGATCGAGCAATGAGAGCGGTGGGGTCTGAAAACCCTCTTTTGAAACGACAAAGGGAAAGGAGGGTTGGGGAGGGGGATCGATCGCGGGCGCTTCGGACTCTACCGTAGGCACCACCGGGGAAAGCTCCACCAGAACGGGAAACGATCGGCTCTCGACTCGAGGTTCTTCCTCATCTGGGGGGGTATAGGGGGGTCGGATTCGGCCAGGCAGTTGCGCCTTCGCCGCTCGCCGTTCCCTCACGCGAGTCACTACCCGCTCGATCACACCCCGGCACCCGAATGAAAAGCCTGCCAGCGGCCGACTGCTCAGGCACGCTGCAGCAAGGGCGAGGGTCGTCAATCCTAAGAGCGGCAGGCCTACGCGGCCTACCAGCGGGCTGAAGATCTGGTGCAGCTCTTCGCCAACAAAGCCGCCGGGGCGTTCCCAGATTCGGCCACCAGGCAGCCCCGTCCTGGCAAAGAGCTGAGCCAGTAGTCCGAGACCCGCCAGGAGCAGGACGCACCCGACCAGCTTCCAGATGACAAATGGAGTGGCCTTCGCGCTGAGAAACCTCCAGCCCAACAGGACCAGGAAGAATGGTAAGACCAGCGCGCCGACACCTAACAGTTCCAGAAAATCACCCGCAAGTTCTGCCCCCCACCGCCCCCCATAATTATGCACCTGATGTCCGGGGCCGCCTCCGGAGTTGAAAAACGAGGGGTCGAGGGAATCGTAGGACAGCAGACTTGCCAGGAGGAAGAGCGCGACGGCAATCCCGAGGATGCCCAACGCCTCGTGAGTCTTGGGATGTGTGAGGAACTGAGTCCCAGGCGATCGATCTCCTCCGCGTGACTCCCCTTGGGTCGCCATCGGCTCCGGTATGCCTTCAGTCGCCATCAACCGCCTCCTCCGTTACACCTCCATGATCACCGACAGGATCATAGGCCGTCGTTCGATCTCCTTCTGCAACTGCTTCTTGACCGCCGTCTTGATTCGTTGCTCCATAAGACGCGGATCGGTCCGGTCCGCTTCAGACGCACTTTCCAGTACGGAACAGACCAGGGTTTTGATGCCATCCGCAAGGGCCTTCGAATCCTGTGCATGGACGAATCCACTGCAGATGATCCGGGGTCCTGTCACCAGCTTGCCGCACTGTTGATCGACGGCAAGGACCACGACCACGACCCCCTCCTCCGCCAACCGCTGTCGATCGCGAATGACGGCATCCCCAACATCCCCAATCCCCTTCCCGTCGACAAAGATCCGACCGACTGGCGCCCTGCCTACGACCCCGGCGTTGCCGCTATTCAACTCCAGGACGTCGCCGTCATCGATGACGAGGGTCCGGGCTTCCGATACCCCGACCTCCCGTGCAAGCTGAGCGTGCAGGTGCAGGTGGCGGTACTCTCCATGAATCGGCACAAAGAAGGTGGGACGGATCAGATTCAGCATCAGCTTCAGCTCTTCCCGGCTGGCATGTCCCGAGACATGGACCCCCGCCACCTCCTCGGTGATGACACGGGCCCCCTGCCGGTAGAGACCGTTAATCGTTCGAGCGATCGATTTTTCGTTGCCGGGGATGACGCGCGCCGAGAAGACAACGGTATCGCCGGGCGACACCTGGACCTGTTTGTGCTCCGCAGCAGCCATTCTGGCGATGGCGGAGAGCGGTTCGCCCTGGCTTCCAGTGGTCACGATCACCCGTCGGGCAACCGGGAGGCGCTCCAACTCGTCCAGGCTGACGAGCGTGTCATCGGGGATCCTGAGGCACCCCAACTCTCCGGCGATCCGCGTGTTGGCCACCATACTCTTGCCGCACACCGCCACCCGCTTTCCCATGGCGGCGGCCGCATCGAGGATCTGTTGGACACGGTGGATGTTTGAGGCGAAACAGGCCACGATCACGCGCCCCTGAGCCTCTCGAAAGATTGCGTCGAAGGCCTGCCCCACTACCTGCTCCGAAGGCGTGAATCCATCCCGGCCCGCATTCGTGCTATCCGACAGAAGAGCCAGCACGCCGCCATCCCCGAGCTCGGCCAGCCGCCGGTAATCGGTAAGCTGGAGATCCACCGGGCTCTGGTCGAACTTGAAATCGCCGGTGTGCACAATTATACCACCTGGGGTCCTGATGGCCAGCGCCACGCCGTCGGGAATACTGTGGCAGACCTGCAGAAACTCAACCTCGAAGAGGCCGAACTGAAGGCGATCGCGGGGGCGAACGGGCTTCAGGTCGGCATCGGACAGGAGATTCGCTTCCTTCAGTTTTTCGGCCGCCAGCCCCAGTGAGAGGCGCGTGCCGTAGACCGGCGCCTTGATCTTGCTCAGCAGGTACGGGAGTGCGCCGGTGTGGTCCTCGTGGCCATGGGTGAGCAGCACTGCCCGCACCTTCTCCCGATGCGTAAGCAGATAGCTCATATCCGGGATGACGTGGTCGATCCCAAACATCTCCTCGTCCGGAAACATCAACCCGGCATCGATCACCAGCAGGTCGTCTGCTGCTTCGACGACCATCATGTTCAATCCGATCTCCCCCAAGCCTCCTAAGGGGATGATCCTGACCGTTCGATCGTCAGACACCGAGTTGCGTCTCCCGTGCAGGGGGCCTGAGGTTCAGGCGCCTCGGCGAGCATGTTCTGAGCCCCGTCGAAGGGGTCGCCCCGCGCTTGGCGTTGAGAGCCACCGCAAGGCGACGCTTGGCCCCTGTCCGCTTGGCCAGGGTGATTTCAAGCACCTGGTCCATATGGTCCACGAACACGAACTCCATGCCCCGCTTGACATTGGCGGGAAGCTCTTTGATGTCCTTATCGTTGCGCGCCGGGACCACCACCGTGTGGATTCCCATTCTTCTCGCCGCCAACGCCTTTTCTTTGATCCCACCAATCGGCAGGACCTTGCCGCGAAGGGTCACCTCGCCGGTCATCGCCACGTCCCTTCTCACAGGCACCTTGGTCAGGGCGGACAGCAGCGCGACAGCCATCGTGATGCCGGCCGACGGACCATCCTTGGGGATCGCGCCGGCCGGGACGTGGATATGGATGTCATGTTTGGTAAAAAATTCATCCTTGATCCCCAGATCGGCAGACCGCGAGCGCGCATAGCTCAAGGCGGCCTGGGCCGACTCTTTCATCACCTCACCCAGATGTCCCGTGAGGGAGAGGCTGCCCTTCCCGCGCAGGATGCTGCACTCGATGTAAATAATGTCTCCGCCTGTCTGCGTCCACGCGAGACCCGTGGCGACACCAACCTCATCGGCCTCCTGTTCAGGGTCGGCCAGAAACTTCGGTGCGCCCAGGAACCGCTGCAGGGCCGCTACAGTCACCTTGGTCTGCTCCTTTTGTCCTTCCGCGACAAGGCGGGCTACTTTCCTGCAGATGGCGGCGATTTCTCGCTCCAGGTTCCGGAGCCCGGCCTCTCGGGTATATTCGTTGATCATCTTCAGAATCGCCTCGTCGGTGATCAGTAGGCGCTTCTCGTCGATCCCATGTTCTCGGTATTGTCGAGGAACCAGATAGCGCTTGGCGATAGAGAGCTTCTCCTCCTCGGTGTACCCGGAGATATCGATGATCTCCAGTCGATCGCGCAGCGCTGAGATGATCGGGTCAGCCAAGTTGGCTGTACAGATGAACATCACGTTGGAGAGATCAAAGGGAACGCCGAGGTAGTGATCGCTGAAGCTGTAGTTCTGCTCCGGGTCCAGCACCTCCAGCAAGGCCGAGGAAGGGTCGCCACGAAAATCGGTCCCGACCTTATCCACCTCGTCGATCATGAAAACGGGGTTATTCGATCCGGCCTGTTTGATCCCCTGGATGACGCGACCGGGCAGGGCCCCGATGTACGTCCGTCGGTGCCCTCGGATCTCCGCCTCATCGCGAACGCCGCCCAATGAGATTCGGATGAACTTGCGTCCCAGGGCGCGAGCGATGGAGCGGCCAAGGGAGGTCTTCCCAACCCCCGGCGGGCCGACGAAGCAGAGGATCGGCCCCTTCATCTTCTTTTTCAACTTGCGAACAGCCAGGTATTCGAGGATCCGCTCCTTCACCTTTTCAAGATCGTAGTGATCCTCGTTAAGGATCTTCGATGCCTGCTTGATCGACAGCTTGTCCTTGGTCGGCCGACTCCAGGGCAGCTCGATCAACCAGTCAAGATAGGTCCGGATGACCGAGGCCTCCGCCGCATCGGGGTGCATCCGACTGAGCCGTCCCAACTGCGCCTTCGCCTCGGACTCGACCGCTGCGGGCATCTTGGCCTTCTGGATTTTCTGCTCCAGCTCCTGCAGTTCCTGGCTTCGGTCGTCGGTCTCGCCCAGCTCTTTCTGAATGGCCTTCAACTGCTCCCGGAGGTAATACTCCCGATGAGTCTTGTCCATCTCCTCGCGAGCCTGGCTCTGGATCCGGTGCTGAACCTCAAGCACCTCGAGCTCCTTACTCAGCAACTCACTCACCCGCTTCAGGCGCTGGGTCGGATCGAATAGTTCCAGCACCTCCTGGGCCTGCTCCATCTTCAGATCCAGGTGGCTGGCCACGAGGTCAGCCAGACGGCCCGGGTGATCGAGGTTATTGATAATCACCACCACATCCGACGAGATCTGCTTGCCGAAGGCTACGCCCTTGCTCACCAACTCCTTGACCGAACGGATCAAAGCCTCCACCTCAACGGCCGACGCGACCAGATCCGCTTCGTGGACTTCGGCGATCCTCGCCTCGAAGTAGGGTTCCCGCCGCTCAATCCCGATGACCCTGGCACGGGAAAGACCCTGAACAAGCACCTTGACCCGCCCGTCCGGCATCTTGAGCATCCGCATGATCATCGCCACGGTCCCGACCGGATGGATCTCATCGGCGCCGGGATCCTCCTTCTCGGCATCCCGTTGCGCCACCAGCAGGATGAGGCGGTCCCTCGACAGCGATTCGTCCACCGCTCGAACCGATTTCTCCCGCCCTATAAAGAGAGGCAAGATCATAAAGGGGTAGATCACCACGTCTCGCACCGGCAGGAGCGGGATCGTTTCAGGCACCTTTCGAGCCTGTGCCTCGGTTTTGGTTTCGGTGATCTCAGCGTTAGGGACCGACGTCTCTTCTGTATTTTCTATCGTCTTCTCGTCCGCCACGACTCTCAGTTCTCCTTTCGGTCCCGTTCCACAACCGCTTCCACTTCACCCAGGTTGAGTGTTCTCAGGTATGTCTGTAACCCTGACGCCAGGTCCGGACGCTTGAGCGCAAACTGTACGGTCGCCTTCAAAAAGCCCAGCTTGCTCCCGGCATCATACCGGCGCCCGCGGAACGCGAGCCCATACATCGTTTGCGTCCTCAGCAGTATCCGCAGGCCGTTCGTGAGTTGAATCTCTCCGCCTTCGTCCGGAGGGGTCTGCTCAAGGGCCTCAAAGATCTCCGGCGTCAGAATGTAGCGCCCGATAATGGCCAGGTCAGACGGAGCCACCTCCGGAGACGGCTTCTCCACCAGATCCAGGATCTGATAGATCGAATCCTCAGCCAACTTTGGGTCGATGATCCCGTAGCTGCTGGTTTCCTCCTTGCTGACCTGCTGCACAGCAATGATCGAGGACTGATACCGCTCGAACGTTGAGATCATTTGCTTGAGACAGGGGACCTCGGCATCGATAATATCGTCTCCAAGCAGGACGGCGAAAGGCTCATTCCCTACGAGGGCTTTGGCGACCAGGATCGCGTGCCCCAAGCCGAGGGGCTCCTCTTGACGGACATAGCAAAACGACGCCAACTCGGAGATCCGCTCGATCTCCCGCAACTGCTCCTCCTTGCCCTGCCGCCCAAGAGCAATCTGCAACTCCAGCGATCGGTCAAAGTGGTCCTCGATCGCGTCCTTCCCACGCCCGGTCACGATAATGATGTCCTCGATCCCCGA
Coding sequences within:
- a CDS encoding ribonuclease J, which gives rise to MSDDRTVRIIPLGGLGEIGLNMMVVEAADDLLVIDAGLMFPDEEMFGIDHVIPDMSYLLTHREKVRAVLLTHGHEDHTGALPYLLSKIKAPVYGTRLSLGLAAEKLKEANLLSDADLKPVRPRDRLQFGLFEVEFLQVCHSIPDGVALAIRTPGGIIVHTGDFKFDQSPVDLQLTDYRRLAELGDGGVLALLSDSTNAGRDGFTPSEQVVGQAFDAIFREAQGRVIVACFASNIHRVQQILDAAAAMGKRVAVCGKSMVANTRIAGELGCLRIPDDTLVSLDELERLPVARRVIVTTGSQGEPLSAIARMAAAEHKQVQVSPGDTVVFSARVIPGNEKSIARTINGLYRQGARVITEEVAGVHVSGHASREELKLMLNLIRPTFFVPIHGEYRHLHLHAQLAREVGVSEARTLVIDDGDVLELNSGNAGVVGRAPVGRIFVDGKGIGDVGDAVIRDRQRLAEEGVVVVVLAVDQQCGKLVTGPRIICSGFVHAQDSKALADGIKTLVCSVLESASEADRTDPRLMEQRIKTAVKKQLQKEIERRPMILSVIMEV
- a CDS encoding YajQ family cyclic di-GMP-binding protein is translated as MSNEASFDISSTVDLQEVDNAVQQAMKEIQQRFDFKGTACRVVRDEQGLLLYADDTYKLKAVVDLLEAKLVRRKVSLKALVYETPEPAAKGTVRQRTTLQQGISVDKAKEIVKVIKGLGLKVATQIQGDQIRVSAKSKDDLQAVMQALRAHDLGIDLQFGNYR
- a CDS encoding DNA translocase FtsK 4TM domain-containing protein, encoding MATEGIPEPMATQGESRGGDRSPGTQFLTHPKTHEALGILGIAVALFLLASLLSYDSLDPSFFNSGGGPGHQVHNYGGRWGAELAGDFLELLGVGALVLPFFLVLLGWRFLSAKATPFVIWKLVGCVLLLAGLGLLAQLFARTGLPGGRIWERPGGFVGEELHQIFSPLVGRVGLPLLGLTTLALAAACLSSRPLAGFSFGCRGVIERVVTRVRERRAAKAQLPGRIRPPYTPPDEEEPRVESRSFPVLVELSPVVPTVESEAPAIDPPPQPSFPFVVSKEGFQTPPLSLLDLPTGVESGLCDEEREANAQILERKLLDFGVEGRVTQAQPGPVITRYEIEPGPGIKINRIVALADDLALALRALSVRVVAPIPGKAVVGVEIPNRRRAVVHLREVLASKAFEGSAAHLPLALGKDIAGEPYVVDLGQMPHLLIAGATGSGKSVCLNALIVSLLYKATAEHIRLLLIDPKRVELSVFDGTPHLAERVVCDPKEAAKRLQRLVIHMEGRYKLFARLGARNIASYNRLIRIARREGGGEVFQPLPYLVVVIDELADLMLTAAADVERAIARLAQMARAVGIHLIVATQRPSVDVITGIIKANFPARLAFQVSSKVDSRTILDMNGAEQLLGDGDMLFIPPASSKPHRIHGSFVSDIEIKRIVDFLKAQGKAEEFPWSLLPAEEEQESAGDEDDELYRQAVEVVVTTRQASISLIQRRLRIGFNRAARMIERMEHERIVSRIEGGGPREVLIEQRNP
- the lolA gene encoding outer membrane lipoprotein chaperone LolA, whose amino-acid sequence is MRSARCGVSGVALVLLGVIVLGGLSQAATDPIPVPVSALTADELADKVQATYQGFSDLQGIFLQRATNKLSGMTQEASGRLFLKWPGRMRWEYEKPESRLFLIDGKILWSYSPSERQAMKQDMSGALTTGPIGILFGMSSLRRDFQVRPIVHAGTRDSPESLLELTPKGKGLSFKRVILGVDRESFFIQRLTVFDLYGNTTEIELSKQKVNSGLKDELFQFSPPPGTDIVAPLKPLVP
- a CDS encoding sensor domain-containing diguanylate cyclase — translated: MSEHREDESETVLIVGDGIGLIPRLHELLTRQGCSVLQVSSKQEALDALAVGHTKLVVLDAGLYVALQQRADRLAAVHRLTSVIGASFDLNEVYQTFAKEVGCLVHYDRMALVLQNDAGRGWRVLRLAPDQPASGWPEGVYAQEEGTGIEWVMSRQRPHAEQDLAESKQFLEDETLLTGGIRSCIRLPLIAKGETIGGLCLDSMTPHCYGEREIDLLLPLSEQLAIAIEQGRLFQEINRLAITDELTGLFNHRHFYHQLDHEFKRTQRYGHPLALIMLDIDLFKRYNDLHGHLAGDKALRLIAGRLRSNTRGVDIVARYGGDEFGFILPETDLRQAWVQAERIRFAIERDPLDEQGASGGERLTASLGVACLGPDMRQVEDLVRAADQALYRSKGAGGNQTSIA
- the galU gene encoding UTP--glucose-1-phosphate uridylyltransferase GalU, producing the protein MRIRKAIVPAAGLGTRFLPATKAQPKEMLPIVDKPTIQYVVEEAAASGIEDIIIVTGRGKDAIEDHFDRSLELQIALGRQGKEEQLREIERISELASFCYVRQEEPLGLGHAILVAKALVGNEPFAVLLGDDIIDAEVPCLKQMISTFERYQSSIIAVQQVSKEETSSYGIIDPKLAEDSIYQILDLVEKPSPEVAPSDLAIIGRYILTPEIFEALEQTPPDEGGEIQLTNGLRILLRTQTMYGLAFRGRRYDAGSKLGFLKATVQFALKRPDLASGLQTYLRTLNLGEVEAVVERDRKEN
- the lon gene encoding endopeptidase La, which encodes MTETKTEAQARKVPETIPLLPVRDVVIYPFMILPLFIGREKSVRAVDESLSRDRLILLVAQRDAEKEDPGADEIHPVGTVAMIMRMLKMPDGRVKVLVQGLSRARVIGIERREPYFEARIAEVHEADLVASAVEVEALIRSVKELVSKGVAFGKQISSDVVVIINNLDHPGRLADLVASHLDLKMEQAQEVLELFDPTQRLKRVSELLSKELEVLEVQHRIQSQAREEMDKTHREYYLREQLKAIQKELGETDDRSQELQELEQKIQKAKMPAAVESEAKAQLGRLSRMHPDAAEASVIRTYLDWLIELPWSRPTKDKLSIKQASKILNEDHYDLEKVKERILEYLAVRKLKKKMKGPILCFVGPPGVGKTSLGRSIARALGRKFIRISLGGVRDEAEIRGHRRTYIGALPGRVIQGIKQAGSNNPVFMIDEVDKVGTDFRGDPSSALLEVLDPEQNYSFSDHYLGVPFDLSNVMFICTANLADPIISALRDRLEIIDISGYTEEEKLSIAKRYLVPRQYREHGIDEKRLLITDEAILKMINEYTREAGLRNLEREIAAICRKVARLVAEGQKEQTKVTVAALQRFLGAPKFLADPEQEADEVGVATGLAWTQTGGDIIYIECSILRGKGSLSLTGHLGEVMKESAQAALSYARSRSADLGIKDEFFTKHDIHIHVPAGAIPKDGPSAGITMAVALLSALTKVPVRRDVAMTGEVTLRGKVLPIGGIKEKALAARRMGIHTVVVPARNDKDIKELPANVKRGMEFVFVDHMDQVLEITLAKRTGAKRRLAVALNAKRGATPSTGLRTCSPRRLNLRPPARETQLGV